Proteins from one Gallus gallus isolate bGalGal1 chromosome 17, bGalGal1.mat.broiler.GRCg7b, whole genome shotgun sequence genomic window:
- the FCN2 gene encoding ficolin-2 isoform X11 — protein MGTKGPPGKAGPPGIKGAAGDPGLPGPKGAKGEPGFPEPLARNCQELLDKGKILSGWYTIHPQGCNATTVFCDMDTDGGGWIVFQRRLDGSVNFLRDWNSYKRGFGNQLTEFWLGNDNLHFLTSLGTCELRVDLRDFDNNYYFAKYASFRVLGESEKYKLVLGDFLGGNAGDSLSYHKDMSFSTADQDNDMSSFNCATAYKGAWWYNDCHYSNLNGMYWLGAHGSYADGINWKTGKEYHYSHKRTEMKFKPI, from the exons ATGGGAACCAAGGGACCCCCTGGGAAAGCAGGACCACCCGGAATAAAAG gagcagctggagaCCCTGGATTGCCAGGACCAAAAG GAGCAAAAGGAGAGCCAGGATTTCCAGAACCTTTGG CCAGGAACTGCCAAGAGCTGCTGGATAAAGGGAAGATCCTGAGCGGATGGTACACCATCCACCCCCAAGGCTGCAATGCTACCACTGTCTTCTGCGATATGGACACGGATGGTGGAGGATGGATT GTTTTCCAGAGACGCTTGGATGGGTCAGTGAATTTTTTGCGAGATTGGAATTCATACAAACGAGGATTTGGCAACCAGCTGACGGAGTTCTGGCTGGGGAATGACAACCTCCACTTCCTCACCTCTCTGG GAACCTGTGAACTCCGCGTTGACCTGAGAGACTTTGACAACAACTACTATTTTGCCAAGTATGCTTCCTTCCGAGTTTTAGGAGAGTCTGAGAAATACAAACTGGTTCTGGGAGACTTCCTTGGTGGAAATGCTG GAGACTCCTTATCGTACCACAAGGACATGTCATTTTCAACAGCAGACCAGGACAATGACATGAGCTCCTTCAACTGTGCCACAGCCTACAAGGGAGCGTGGTGGTACAATGACTGCCACTACTCTAACCTCAATGGCATGTACTGGCTGGGTGCACATGGGAGCTATGCTGACGGCATCAACTGGAAGACGGGCAAAGAATACCATTACTCCCATAAAcgaacagaaatgaaattcaaGCCAATTTAA
- the FCN2 gene encoding ficolin-2 isoform X12, whose protein sequence is MGTKGPPGKAGPPGIKGAAGDPGLPGPKARNCQELLDKGKILSGWYTIHPQGCNATTVFCDMDTDGGGWIVFQRRLDGSVNFLRDWNSYKRGFGNQLTEFWLGNDNLHFLTSLGTCELRVDLRDFDNNYYFAKYASFRVLGESEKYKLVLGDFLGGNAGDSLSYHKDMSFSTADQDNDMSSFNCATAYKGAWWYNDCHYSNLNGMYWLGAHGSYADGINWKTGKEYHYSHKRTEMKFKPI, encoded by the exons ATGGGAACCAAGGGACCCCCTGGGAAAGCAGGACCACCCGGAATAAAAG gagcagctggagaCCCTGGATTGCCAGGACCAAAAG CCAGGAACTGCCAAGAGCTGCTGGATAAAGGGAAGATCCTGAGCGGATGGTACACCATCCACCCCCAAGGCTGCAATGCTACCACTGTCTTCTGCGATATGGACACGGATGGTGGAGGATGGATT GTTTTCCAGAGACGCTTGGATGGGTCAGTGAATTTTTTGCGAGATTGGAATTCATACAAACGAGGATTTGGCAACCAGCTGACGGAGTTCTGGCTGGGGAATGACAACCTCCACTTCCTCACCTCTCTGG GAACCTGTGAACTCCGCGTTGACCTGAGAGACTTTGACAACAACTACTATTTTGCCAAGTATGCTTCCTTCCGAGTTTTAGGAGAGTCTGAGAAATACAAACTGGTTCTGGGAGACTTCCTTGGTGGAAATGCTG GAGACTCCTTATCGTACCACAAGGACATGTCATTTTCAACAGCAGACCAGGACAATGACATGAGCTCCTTCAACTGTGCCACAGCCTACAAGGGAGCGTGGTGGTACAATGACTGCCACTACTCTAACCTCAATGGCATGTACTGGCTGGGTGCACATGGGAGCTATGCTGACGGCATCAACTGGAAGACGGGCAAAGAATACCATTACTCCCATAAAcgaacagaaatgaaattcaaGCCAATTTAA